GCCATCGCCGGTTCAGAGTCTGGTTCTGAGTCTGATTCCTGCGCAAGATTGGCGGCCGGATTTTACGTCCTCAAGTAAGAATCAGCGGCATGGCGCTGTCATTTTTTTCGGCGAGGATAATGGTTCTCCCGCGTGCGAACGATGCGCGCCGGGTTTGCCACGCTGCACCTTCAACCGATTGTCCGGAGGAAAGCCATGAGCATTTTCAGCACCATCCTCAGCAAGATCTTCCCGTCGAGCCATCCTGCCGTGCAGGCCGCGGCGCAGCCCGATGCGGCGCCAGCCGCGGATGCCGCGCCGGCGGAAGCGCCGGCTGACGCCGCGCCTGCCGCTGCATCGGCGGAGCCCGTCGATGTCGAGGCGATTCTGACGTCGCTTGCCGACCAGAATTCCGAGAAGCTGAACTGGCGCACGTCGATCGTCGATCTGATGAAACTGCTGGGGCTCGACAGCAGCCTCGCCGCGCGCAAGCAGCTCGCGGAGGAACTGCACTACAGCGGCGACACCAGCGATTCCGCGTCGATGAACATCTGGCTGCACAAGCAGGTGATGACGAAACTGGCCGAGAACGGCGGCAAGGTGCCGGACGATCTGAAGAACTGAGGCGTCGGTTCTTTCCTTGCGGCAGCACGCGTAGAGCCGTGGGTATGCGACTTGCGACGGCGCGAGCACCATGAAACTCGCCACGTTCAATATCAACGGCATCCGCTCGCGTCTGCCCGCCTTGCTTGCCTGGCTCGAGCGGGAAGCGCCCGATGTCGTGTGCCTTCAGGAGTTGAAGGCGCCCGACTCGGGCTTCCCGGAAGCCGACATCAACCGCGCCGGCTATGGCGCGATCCGGCATGGACAGGTGTCGTGGAACGGCGTCGCGATTCTCGCCAAAGACGCGCAGCCGGTCGAAACCCGGCGCGGTCTGCCCGGCGATCCCGACGATACGCATAGCCGTTACATCGAGGCCGCCGTCAATGGCGTGCTGGTCGGCTGCCTGTATCTGCCGAACGGCAATCCGCAGCCGGGTCCGAAGTTCGACTACAAGCTCGCGTGGTTCGAGCGGCTGATCGCCTATGCGAAACAACTGCTCGACAGCGGTCATCCCGTCGTGCTGGCGGGCGATTACAACGTCGTGCCTACCGATTTCGATATCTACAATCCGCGCTCGTGGCTCAAGGACGCGTTGCTGCAACCAGAAAGCCGTGCGTGCTATGCGCGGCTGCTCGAACAAGGCTGGACGGATGCGTTGCGCACGCGCTTTCCCGACGAGCAGGTCTACACGTTCTGGGATTATTTCCGGCAGCACTGGGAGCGCAATTCGGGTTTGCGTATCGACCATCTGCTGTTGAACAAGCCCGTCGCGGCCATGATGCGCGACGCGGGCGTCGACCGATGGGTGAGAGGCGAGCCGCATGCAAGCGATCATGCGCCGGCCTGGGTCGTGCTCGATCTCGAAGGCGCCGCGGATAGCACGAAGAAAACTGCAGTGAAGAAAACTGCGTTGGGGAGCACGGCGGCTGCAAAAAAGAGCACTGCGCGATCGACGCAGGCCACGCCTTCAAAGAAGAAAACCGGAAAATAACTTCACGTCCGGTCCAACGCCTCAGCAACGCTCATTCGTGAAACATCGGCAACACGTCGGAGGCCAGTTCTTCCATCACCTCGCGCACGGGCCGCTCCGAACCCAGATTCAGCGTCACATGATGCGTGCCCGTTTCGCGCATCTCGTCGAACAGCGCGAGCAACGCATGCCGTCCCGCGCGATAACCGAGCGATAGCGGCGTCGCCGGCTCGTGCGGATCGTCGCTCAGATCGAGCCGCATCGCGACGCCGAACGCGCGAAACGCAGGCGTCGGCAGACGATCGACGGCTGCGCGCCACATGCTGTGTCGCGAGCGTTGCGTTTCCGGTTCGCGGTGATAGGTCATCCAGCCGATCGAATGCCGTGCGATCCAGTCGACGCTCTGACCGCCCGACCCGACAGCGAGCATCGGCACAGGCGAGGGTGGCTGTGGCAGCAGCATGAATTCCGGTGCACCTTCGGGCCGCCGGTCCGGTATCACTTGCGGCACTTCACCCAGTGCAGCCGCAACCGTCTCCCAATGCATGCGATACAGTTCGCGCCGCTCTTCTGCATCGCGTCCGAACGCGGCGTACTCGGGTGGCCGGTCGCCCGAACCGAGGCCCAGGATGAAGCGGCCATTCGACAGCGTCTGCACAGAACCCGCACCCTTCGCAATATGCATTGGATGTCGCAGCGTCAGCACGATCGCGCCGCTCGCGAGTGCAATCTGGTGCGTATGCGATGCAAGCGCACCGAGCAGCACCCAGGGGTCGAGATGCCCGACGGGGTCCGGATAGTCGGCACTATTCAGCGGCACGTCGCGCACCCACAGCGCGCGAAAGCCGAGCGTATCGGCGAGTGCGGCGAGCGCGACCTGCTCGCGAAAGTCCGCGACGATCGTGCCCGCACGCAGCAGCGGCAGTGTCAGCCCGATCGACAGACGCCCTTCAGAAAATACCCGGCGACGGATGGTGAAGTCGGCAGTGGTCATCGGCGGTGCGCCGCGTTACGCGATGCCATGCGCAGGCGGCAATTGGGAGGAAACCGATCCTAGCATCGCACGGCGAATCCCACCGACGAGTGGGCGAAGTAACCCTGAAACCCGCATGGACAAAGGCTTGCGCGCGTGCCAGCAGGATTTTCCCATTGTTCGAAATTTGGGAACTGTGATTTCAGTCTATGAGCATAGAAATTCGATAGGTCTCGTCTACACTGACTCTCAATCGACGCCGCACCAAAACATCGGTTGCGACGCTTCCCTGATTCGACATTCTCTGGAGTTTCATCATGAAGACCCGTCTTATCGCAGCCTTGCTCGTCGCCGTGTCCGCCGCTGTTGCCGCTCCCGCCTTCGCTTCGGGTTATGGCCCGGCACCTTTCTATCGTCCGTCCGTCGGCGCCCCCGCATCGCAACGCGGCGTCAGCGCGCAGACGGTTGCCGCCGAGCACAACGCTGCGACTGCTAATGCAAACGATGCCGTCGGTGGCGTGATCGGAGCATCGTCGGAGTCGGGCGGCCGTCAACCGGCGCAAGACGCTCGCGACGTCAACGTGTTCAAGGGTCATTGATCCCTGCGCGCGGCAGGCCGATTTTTTGCCGCGCGAATGAATGTGGCAGGAGTTGAACCCATGAGAGCATTTTTCGAAGGACTGGTGTTGCTGGTGGCAGTAGTCGTGTACTTTCTGCCCGCCATCGTCGCCGACGCACGTGAGCGCGAAGACGCGTTCGCACTGACCATCTTCAACGTGCTGTTCGGCTGGACGGTGATCGGCTGGATTGCGGCGTTCGTGTGGGCGCGGCATCGCGTGAGCGACAAGCGCCTTGCGAATCTGGCGACGAACACGCGTCGATCGCTGGGACGCGTGACGATTGCGAAGATCGTTGCACGCTCGCGCCGGGTGCGCGCGGCGCGGCGTCAGTCGACACTATCCGCGTAAGAAAGGGTTGATTCGTTTCGATGAAGCCGCCGGTCTGTAAAAGGCCGGCGGTTTTGTTCTGGATTTCGGTTTATACGGACGACGAAGCAATCAAGGCGAAAGTGCGGCGAGGTCTGAAACCGGATTACCACAACGCCGTCGTCCATCCTCGAAGGCGCACGTCGTGCAACGCTTCGCGCAGATTCTGCACGAACGCATCGGCGCGCTGATAACGGCTCTGCACACGCGGATCGTAGGTGCGCGTCAATGCGAGCACATCGACGATACCTCGCGTCGATACGCTCGTGTCGAGATCGGAAATATCGGTGACTTTGGCCCACGTGCAGCGCGTGATTTCGTTGCTGGCGATGGGCGTTTGCTGTTCGTCGACGTGAGCCGCGAACACGTGATGGCAGGTCCGCGTGCCCGCGAATTCGAACAGATACTGCATGCCGATCGCCTGAAGACGCGTTTCTTCCATCAGCTCGCGCACGGCGGCGGCTTCGAAGGTCTCGCCGGCGTCGGGTTTGCCGCCCGGCAACGACCAGCGCGAATTCGCCTTGCCGACCAGCAGAATGCGCGTGCCCATCCGGCACACGACAGTCGCACGTTGCTTCACAGTGTCTCTTCCATGTAGGGACGCGAAGGCAGGGTGAGCACGCCGCATGCCGCACGATCCAGTAGCGCTCTCAGTCGCCATACACCCATATTGTCCGCCGATGTTGGGTACGCGGCGTGACATCTTGATGACAGCGCACACGAAAATTGACCCAACGTTGTCATCTGCATCGGAGAACCTTGAACGCGACCACGCGCCGCCACGCATCACGTCATGCATTGGATGTGTTTCATGCGTCGTGAATGCGAATACGGCGGCGTGCCTGCAACGGCCGGTCGAAGCGACCGGCGAGCGTCGAGGTGAATCGATGAATCCACTGTCCACGCAGCACAATTTTCAGAGCCTGTCGTTGAAGGATCTGCTCGAAGCACGCGATCTGTATCACTGGCATCTGACGAACAAGGCGAATGTCGTCGGCACGGCTGTCGGCCTGTATCTGATTCGCAGCGACGAACCGTGGCCCGATCAGAAGCCGCGCGCGAACGGTCGCGCACGGACAAGCGCGGAAGGCAAGGGCATTCGCACGTTCGGTAACTCGGAAGTGCGTCCGTATTCATGGCCCGCCGTGATCGTGCTGGTGCGCGACTGGGTCGACGCAACCGAGTTCGGTCATGGCAAGGTCGATCCCGATCACATGGTGCCGCGCACGCTTTATATGCCCGATGGGCGCGCCGTGCCCGTCTGCGTGGTCGCTGTCGAACCGACGGAAGCGGCCACGCACGCGCCCGCGGATGCACGCTGGCCTTCAACGTATATCGGCGGCGGCTGTCCGTTGATCGCGGATACGCAGGGCATCGAGCGGACGGCGAGCGTCGGCTGTCTCGTGACGGACGGCCATACGACTTACGCGCTCACGAACC
This genomic interval from Paraburkholderia sabiae contains the following:
- a CDS encoding DUF3597 domain-containing protein, translating into MSIFSTILSKIFPSSHPAVQAAAQPDAAPAADAAPAEAPADAAPAAASAEPVDVEAILTSLADQNSEKLNWRTSIVDLMKLLGLDSSLAARKQLAEELHYSGDTSDSASMNIWLHKQVMTKLAENGGKVPDDLKN
- the xth gene encoding exodeoxyribonuclease III, with translation MKLATFNINGIRSRLPALLAWLEREAPDVVCLQELKAPDSGFPEADINRAGYGAIRHGQVSWNGVAILAKDAQPVETRRGLPGDPDDTHSRYIEAAVNGVLVGCLYLPNGNPQPGPKFDYKLAWFERLIAYAKQLLDSGHPVVLAGDYNVVPTDFDIYNPRSWLKDALLQPESRACYARLLEQGWTDALRTRFPDEQVYTFWDYFRQHWERNSGLRIDHLLLNKPVAAMMRDAGVDRWVRGEPHASDHAPAWVVLDLEGAADSTKKTAVKKTALGSTAAAKKSTARSTQATPSKKKTGK
- a CDS encoding LLM class oxidoreductase, which produces MTTADFTIRRRVFSEGRLSIGLTLPLLRAGTIVADFREQVALAALADTLGFRALWVRDVPLNSADYPDPVGHLDPWVLLGALASHTHQIALASGAIVLTLRHPMHIAKGAGSVQTLSNGRFILGLGSGDRPPEYAAFGRDAEERRELYRMHWETVAAALGEVPQVIPDRRPEGAPEFMLLPQPPSPVPMLAVGSGGQSVDWIARHSIGWMTYHREPETQRSRHSMWRAAVDRLPTPAFRAFGVAMRLDLSDDPHEPATPLSLGYRAGRHALLALFDEMRETGTHHVTLNLGSERPVREVMEELASDVLPMFHE
- a CDS encoding superinfection immunity protein, with amino-acid sequence MRAFFEGLVLLVAVVVYFLPAIVADAREREDAFALTIFNVLFGWTVIGWIAAFVWARHRVSDKRLANLATNTRRSLGRVTIAKIVARSRRVRAARRQSTLSA
- a CDS encoding NUDIX hydrolase, translating into MKQRATVVCRMGTRILLVGKANSRWSLPGGKPDAGETFEAAAVRELMEETRLQAIGMQYLFEFAGTRTCHHVFAAHVDEQQTPIASNEITRCTWAKVTDISDLDTSVSTRGIVDVLALTRTYDPRVQSRYQRADAFVQNLREALHDVRLRGWTTALW